Within the Gossypium raimondii isolate GPD5lz chromosome 12, ASM2569854v1, whole genome shotgun sequence genome, the region GTGTGCCATAATTCGAAGGGAAAGCTTGTTTGCTTCCAGATCATAAACATATATCGAGTCATCACTGCTTCCAGCCACAAGTTCTCGTCCATCAGTTGAAAATTTCACGGAGAATATTCCAAAAGAATACCTTCGATCATTAGAAGAAAAGTCCAATCCTTCGTGGATCTCCTGAAAAACATTAGAACTCCAAATGTGTAACTGAAAAGGTTATTGTCGACATAAACAATGCTCGGATGAATACAAAAAAACATCCCCGAATCAAAATATTTCATGTTGTTCAACTTTAAACCACAAATGCTACCCCCAAAATTACGAGCATTCTACCGTGACATTTGCAAAGGATTCCGTGGTAGAAGACCCAACATTAACAATGTGAACTACAGGCGACATGCTGGTATAAACCTGAAATAAAGGAATAGAAATTTCATTAAGAtatctgcaaaaaaaaaaagaaaagaaaaaacatttaAAGCCATCAAAAAACAAATCTATTAAGACATTCATTCTGTATTTAGAGTTGGAAAGAAACTAATCCAAGTTAATGCCTTAGTTTCATATCTTATAAATTGTTACAAAATGATTTGCTCGAATAATGAGGGTTGCATTTCAATGTAACAGTATCCGGTTCAAACTCACAAGGTACCGCTGATCCGGAGAAAGGGACGTGTCGGTAACTGTCCAACGCAAACTTTTAGCAAGAATGTTCTTTTGAACTTTCCAACCTCTATCCACATTGTATATCCTAATATTGCTTCCCTGAAACCAAACATTTACAATCAAATTAAATCGAAACACATTATTTACTATAATccaatcaattcaatatcaagtCAGTTTCATTTGGAAATAAGACACCGAGCAAAAATACCTGAAACCCGGCAACAAATAGAGAACCATCAGCTGAAAATTGAGAAACATAGGCCCGACTGGTCGTCTGGTCCACAAGCCAAGGACCATTTACAGGCAAATACCTGCTAAGCATGTGACAACGATCCGCTGACGAGAACCTTCCCTTTCCTGAATAATTACTTTCTCGACCTGCCAACATCCTCACCGGGGAAACAGGTAATTGCTGCTTTCCGGGCACAAGTTGATGCAGTCGATCATTAGGCCCTGATCTGAGGTTTGTAAGCTGGGAAATCTCGTCATCTACTTTAGGAAACAGTTTGCCGGGCCTAGTACTGCTACTGGCTTCATGGACAGTATTACCGCCATCGAACAACTCGGATTCTATCTCTAGCCTACTCATGGCGTACCCCATTTCATCAATGTCAACCCCACTGGCTGTAACAAACATTCTTTCAATATAAAAGCAACTGCCAATATGTTCTTATCACTAATGCACACACATATCTGCTAACCCTTCatgccaaagtacaattttttGGGTTCTTAACAGGTCAAACCTGAAAAAAAACACCAAATACAAATTGGGTATatgaagagttttaaaaagaTAAGGACAACATGGATTTGTAATAGACAAACATTCACATGATCAACGGTCAAGAGAATGAACTTTTGTCAGAGTTTGACCAAATTTAAGGTCACTTCCATCCATACCCAGAAAAGGTGTAAGAAACCCCAAAAAAATGACAAGTTTTTTTgctctttaattaactaaaattcacatGCTTGTATAGCCTACCACCATGAAATTTAAACCAAACCCAGCTCTTGAAGCAAGGCGAAGTGTGAAGTTTTACCACAAAGTCGAACCGTTTGCACATGACACaagatttataaaaacaaagatTCGAtcatcaaacaaaaacaaaacccaaaccTACTTGAACATAACAACAAACAAGACAACTGAAAACtgattaaaaaggaaaaataaaaggctTAAAGAGCTTAAAAGTGGATAAGACACAAATGAAGCTTTACCTATTTTGGTTCTTTAGATGCTGCTGCTGAGATTCAGACAGATTAGGAGTTTCCCTTTGCCAACAATtgtttttggggaaaattataattttgttttttctggGGGTATGAACTGAGTATGGGGATTGTTGATGATTGAAGTGGGTGCAATAAGATGGACCTGATTGATTCAGTTCCTGACACGTATCGTTTGACATGTTGAACCAAAACTTGTTCTTATGTACGTCATTCCCCTCCGCATCTCAACAGTAATTAGTAAGAGTTGACTTTAGTTGAATGGTATAATTTTTGGGTGAAAATAACTGCCAATCCTTCAATTTAGACCTTCGAAATCTGCATCTTACCCACTTATTTAtaccatatattttataaagcaAGTAATGTATTTTTCAAGTATGGATGATTTGAGTAGAGAGATGGACATCTTAtgcacctttttttttcttttttttttatctttgtaatatagttaaattatcaatttcatttatgtattttcattttgtatatATGTTACTTACTAATACAATTTTtcgataaaaaaatttttttgaattaatcaatAATATGTTGTCATAAACATCTTTTGCCCTCCTCTTCTTGATTGAATTGGATTGGAATGTGGATTTTCTTCTGAACGAATATGGTGTTCGTTAAAATTTATGCAAGTTCTTTAGTTTCTTAGTTTCTGTAAAGAACGTTCAAATTCTTAAACTTTTTTATGAGTAGAATAGCTCGGGGTGACTCCTTTTTTATAGTATTAATTACTTGAATAGAAGAAAGTTTTAGTAGAATTTActtgtttcattttattgttcTACAAGAATTTcagctcttttatttattatttgtctcttattaattcaattcattagagataaaataaccatttaatattatcacttaattattttatttttaattagtattaatataacttttaattatttatctcttaattaatttaaattaattaaaatataattatgatattGATACGATGTTATCAATTTTACCTATAACTTCGACTTTATCCACAGTAATCTCGACTTGACATGCGATGCTTTTTAATTGATCCAAAAATTCACCGACtacaatatatttataaagcTTTTATATTAAAACCAAGTGAGGTTTTGGTCGAAATggttatgttattttatttaaaaaaaacacttgaaaatacaaaaataccACTGTATTAATATTTGGTACTTTGTAAAAATAATGAGTTCTTTGTAACGACTtgattttcaatggtgtcgTAAAATTCAATTTCGGGGCGGACtaattgagttgaattaatAGATagttaaaaatagaataattaagtGTCAAATACGAGATAGAAAAGTTGAATTAGTGAGTGTGATTGAATAAAAATAGTacggggactaaattgattagtgaCTTAATTATAATATGGCAAGTgccttaaatttcaattaagttaAGGCTATATTAGCAATTAAACCATTTGAAATAGATGATAATGCTTAAATGGTGAAGTTTGTCATCATTGTCCActaaattaatcttaaaatataataagtgattaggttagataattaattatgctatatataatgattttaaGTGTTTAAAAAGTAAAGCATCATtatccttcattttctttaattttttttgtaaaattgttgattaatttTAGAAGCCCATGACATAAATCTATGAAATTAATAAGTTTGAGTTAGGTTTTCATTGTTAGAAAGTTTTCAAATCTTGATATAAACAGCTTGAATTCATGCATCAATATAGTTTAGCTAAGGAATGGAAAAATATGTCAGAAATGTAATAGGAATTAAAGAATTTAGTATGAATcatttgataaattatgtattgttaaggactaaattgtaaatgatAGAAACTATAAGGCTTAAGAATAAATAATGATTGTAGGAGGTCCTTGTACTATATTTATTAAGTCGGATTTAAATTCGATCAGGTATGTAACAACTCAGTTTTCAGTGGTGCCGGAATCTCGTTTCCGTAATTCGAGATTTAATCTTTATGAATGCTAGtataaaagtttattaaagtttggtctagTAATTTTGTCAAATCGTTAGTTTATTAAGGTAcatagactaaattgtaaaaaatttatcattataaaattttaattggataaaggaccaaattggtAATTAAACCAATTCTTATTAATAGATAGTGGAATATGTAGAACGAAAGATTAagttaatataattaagattaagttaatttaattaagtaattaaggTATTAATTATggtataaaagataaaaaggtGGAGAATTGTCATAAGTTCATCTTCTCCACCGTTCGTAAgcttaaaacaaagaaaaagagaagcgTTTTGAGCTTTAAACATTCGGTCCCTCAAATTGGTAAGTTTTCAAGtccttttcttataaattttatgtttttgaggttgtgagagtttgatttaattagtctatgtactaatttgtaaaactattaaagtttttgaaagttgcCATTGATTATTTCTTAAAGAAATTGGTGTtgaattgatagattttaaacttagatgtgaaaaaggactaaattgtaaagtttaagtTGCTAGTTTTGTCCAAAATAGACCTGCTCATGGGCTGACCCGCTCGAAAAGTGGAAGGGTTTGGGTACAAATATAGGCTTGAAAAATGGACTTGGAAAAAGTGGGAGGATTTGGGTGAAAACAGGTCGGGCCTCGAGTAAGGCTTTTTTAGCCCGAGCCAGCCCGACCCAACCTGAATATTCAAAAAAagctatttttttactattttattgttattttattgttgttttcactattttgctaccattttactattatgttgctattattttattgttattgtataactcttgttttattgttaattttgttactattttagaggcatttgcttgttaaattgcacctatcttagtgttattttagtatacatatttttattttatttttaattttttcggagacatttattttttatagtttttagtatttttgatgtattatattttttaaaataaattatataaaaaattaataaggcCCGAGCccgagttttagcatttttattcgAGTCAGGCTTAGGAAAACAAGTCTAAAATTTTGGCTGGGCCTGGCCCGACCCGActcatgagcacctctagtccaaaaggactaaagtgtataaattttgatattgatgTGAAATTTCTGTAACTATTGATAATAGAGGGCCACAGAAAGATGTGATTAAGATTGCTTTCGAAAtcgaagctcaaaattgaaaattattgttatttcggttttagggactaaattgaataaaatgcaaaattttaggggcattcgaaaaataaaattggactGATTTGTAATACaatgttataaaatgtttggaattgataaattgaaccAAATTATTGTATAGATTGTTGTTTTGCCTGGTAAGATCATATGAAACTTTTTTGTTTCAtgttataattgaattttaattattttgcttaTTAGTTTATGTGAATTTGGTGATTTTGGCATCaattggactaaattataaagtatgaaAAATGTGATATTTATGAACAGGTACAAGGtaccaaaatggaaatggaatttttataaaattggtaTGACATGTATATGCTGTTATAGGAATTGAAATGATATGATTACAGTAATAATGctcgtgtgaacttagtaaaggaTTAGGATAcgtatgacatgccattagggtCTAATATGGAATCGATCAGGAATTTACATGGTTATATGAGACCTAACAGTTGTTGCGGATTCTCAGTTTATATGTATCATTGATTTAGTCTGGATTGGTAACCTCGATACaatgtcagcttgtgtgagcaaattCATAAATGTCAGCTTGTATGAGCACTATTGACCCGTGTATCTGAGTTTGATTTACTAAGGTTCTTTCGGGTGAAAATGCAACttagtggaaatagaattattgaaatggattgaatatgaattaaacTATATATGCTTTCTAATAGATTATTAATTGGTTGGTACATATTACCAAATTGAATGGTTATATATGATTTGTGTTATAAGTTCTTGATATGTAAATTGACTAACCATTGGTTGTATATGATGGTTTGCATATGATGttacaaaatatgtcaaatgATGTCATGTTAAATACCAATGTGTTTTAAATGTTAGTTTGTTGAAATGTcaaggtaagttaagtaaatttcatatggacttactaagcatttaatATGCTTACTC harbors:
- the LOC105762633 gene encoding LEC14B protein isoform X2 — its product is MGYAMSRLEIESELFDGGNTVHEASSSTRPGKLFPKVDDEISQLTNLRSGPNDRLHQLVPGKQQLPVSPVRMLAGRESNYSGKGRFSSADRCHMLSRYLPVNGPWLVDQTTSRAYVSQFSADGSLFVAGFQGSNIRIYNVDRGWKVQKNILAKSLRWTVTDTSLSPDQRYLVYTSMSPVVHIVNVGSSTTESFANVTEIHEGLDFSSNDRRYSFGIFSVKFSTDGRELVAGSSDDSIYVYDLEANKLSLRIMAHTADVNTVTFADESGNLIYSGSDDNLCKVWDRRCFVAKDKPAGVLVGHLEGITFLDSRGDGRYFISNGKDQTIKLWDIRKMSSDTSCNLGYRNFEWDYRWMDYPPQARDLKHPSDGSVATYKGHSVLRTLIRCYFSPEYSTGQKYIYTGSHDSRVYIYDVVTGAQVAVLKHHTSPVRDCSWHPHYPVLVSSSWDGDVVKWEFPGNGEAPVLANERRVRRQYYD
- the LOC105762633 gene encoding LEC14B protein isoform X1: MFVTASGVDIDEMGYAMSRLEIESELFDGGNTVHEASSSTRPGKLFPKVDDEISQLTNLRSGPNDRLHQLVPGKQQLPVSPVRMLAGRESNYSGKGRFSSADRCHMLSRYLPVNGPWLVDQTTSRAYVSQFSADGSLFVAGFQGSNIRIYNVDRGWKVQKNILAKSLRWTVTDTSLSPDQRYLVYTSMSPVVHIVNVGSSTTESFANVTEIHEGLDFSSNDRRYSFGIFSVKFSTDGRELVAGSSDDSIYVYDLEANKLSLRIMAHTADVNTVTFADESGNLIYSGSDDNLCKVWDRRCFVAKDKPAGVLVGHLEGITFLDSRGDGRYFISNGKDQTIKLWDIRKMSSDTSCNLGYRNFEWDYRWMDYPPQARDLKHPSDGSVATYKGHSVLRTLIRCYFSPEYSTGQKYIYTGSHDSRVYIYDVVTGAQVAVLKHHTSPVRDCSWHPHYPVLVSSSWDGDVVKWEFPGNGEAPVLANERRVRRQYYD